In Arachis hypogaea cultivar Tifrunner chromosome 17, arahy.Tifrunner.gnm2.J5K5, whole genome shotgun sequence, a single window of DNA contains:
- the LOC112767214 gene encoding protein TIC 62, chloroplastic-like, translating to MAVMAKKPDLAYCKIVEVVAETIAPLTPREELLAKISSQRPYISSPKKPDATAISDPAPSEPAIATTTEKETAQPKPVAKESLSPFSNCIKRYKATPHYSS from the exons ATGGCAGTCATGGCCAAGAAACCTGATCTTGCATATTGTAAAATAGTGGAGGTAGTAGCAGAGACAATTGCGCCGCTGACTCCCAGGGAGGAGCTTCTTGCAAAGATATCATCTCAAAGACCTTACATTTCTTCACCAAAG AAACCGGATGCTACAGCCATCAGTGATCCGGCTCCCTCGGAACCTGCCATTGCCACAACCACTGAGAAGGAAACTGCACAACCAAAACCGGTTGCGAAAGAGTCACTTTCGCCCTTTTCCAATTGCATTAAGAGATATAAAGCAACACCACATTACTCTAGTTGA